A genome region from Nocardiopsis exhalans includes the following:
- a CDS encoding FAD-binding and (Fe-S)-binding domain-containing protein: MADPQSSTARTGPPAGPSARPDLPALRRDLEAGVQGTVALDAGTLALYTSDASNYRRVPLAVVIPETVDDCVAAVRACAAHQVPIIPRGGGTSIAGNSVGTGVVIDTSRHLRAIIDIDPAARTATVQPGVILDDLRAAAAEHGLTFAPDPSTHSRCTIGGMIGNNACGSHSVAWGTTADNVLSLDLLLSDGTRLTVGSEHTAEEFAELAARPGREGEVHAALGRLVETHRSEMRTTMPQFRRRVSGYALDRLLPEKGRDVAAALVGTEGTCAMVLGATVRLVESPPARALAVLGYEDAPAAADAVPGLLEHSPLTVEGLNDRIVAALDRHGSTSRVPLPLGRAWLLVEIAGQTEDEAAVAAQTMIDSLDESDRPRDAAVVTDPAHQKALWRIREEGAGLTSRSPTGAEAWSGWEDAAVPPENLGDYLRDFEGLMARHDRYGVVYGHFGDGCLHVRIDFELTHERGRRAYRAFMEEAAEIVVRHGGSLSGEHGDGQARSELLSRMYPESIIRAFGEFKRVWDPDNLMNPGIIVDPLPLDSDIRVATDLRPELPLLSQTTLAYNEDDGDFAKALRRCSGVGKCRRQSGPGVMCPSYQVTQEEKHSTRGRAHLLFEMANGEVITDGWRSEEVRESLDLCLSCKGCLSDCPVNVDMASYKAEFLHQHYKGRVRPAAHYSMGWLPVLARLAALAPVEANRLVRLPGVSALAKKMAGVAAQRDLPAFARTTFTHAFRRRLNRGEGRHGGPKVVLWPDTFGNLLNPNVLVSAVRVLEDAGFSVVLPKGQVCCGLTWVSTGQLDVARAVMRRAVAALAPLVSQGLPVVGLEPSCTAALKHDLLELLPGEESKRVAAAVHTFAGFLNEYAPDWQPPRVAASALAQVHCHQHAVTGFDADRDLIARAGIDGEVLDSGCCGLAGDFGFTEGHYEVSSAIGERELLPRVRAADPDTLVLADGYSCRTQIEQGAGRKALHLAEVLAQGLDKRK; encoded by the coding sequence ATGGCCGACCCGCAGAGCAGCACCGCACGCACGGGCCCTCCCGCAGGCCCCTCCGCACGCCCCGACCTTCCCGCACTCCGCCGTGACCTCGAAGCCGGCGTCCAGGGAACCGTCGCCCTGGACGCGGGCACCCTCGCCCTGTACACCTCCGACGCCTCCAACTACCGCCGCGTCCCGCTCGCGGTGGTCATCCCCGAGACCGTCGACGACTGCGTGGCCGCCGTCCGCGCCTGCGCCGCGCACCAGGTGCCGATCATCCCGCGCGGCGGCGGCACCTCCATCGCCGGGAACTCCGTCGGCACCGGCGTGGTCATCGACACCTCGCGCCACCTGCGCGCCATCATCGACATCGACCCGGCGGCCCGCACCGCCACGGTCCAGCCCGGGGTCATCCTCGACGACCTGCGCGCCGCCGCCGCCGAACACGGGCTCACCTTCGCCCCGGACCCCTCCACGCACAGCCGCTGCACCATCGGCGGGATGATCGGCAACAACGCCTGCGGCTCCCACTCGGTCGCCTGGGGCACCACCGCCGACAACGTCCTCTCCCTGGACCTGCTGCTCTCCGACGGCACCCGCCTCACCGTCGGCTCCGAGCACACCGCTGAGGAGTTCGCCGAACTGGCCGCACGCCCCGGCCGCGAAGGGGAGGTCCACGCCGCCCTGGGCCGCCTCGTGGAGACCCACCGCTCCGAGATGCGCACGACCATGCCCCAGTTCCGGCGCCGCGTCTCCGGCTACGCCCTGGACCGCCTGCTCCCGGAGAAGGGCCGCGACGTCGCCGCCGCCCTGGTGGGCACCGAGGGCACCTGCGCCATGGTGCTGGGCGCCACCGTCCGCCTGGTGGAGTCGCCGCCCGCCCGCGCACTGGCGGTGCTGGGCTACGAGGACGCCCCGGCCGCCGCCGACGCCGTCCCCGGGCTCCTGGAGCACTCCCCGCTCACCGTCGAGGGCCTCAACGACCGCATCGTGGCCGCACTGGACCGGCACGGGTCCACATCCCGGGTCCCGCTGCCGCTGGGCCGCGCCTGGCTGCTGGTGGAGATCGCCGGTCAGACTGAGGACGAGGCGGCCGTCGCCGCGCAGACCATGATCGACTCCCTGGACGAGTCCGACCGGCCCCGCGACGCCGCCGTGGTCACCGACCCCGCCCACCAGAAGGCCCTCTGGCGGATTCGCGAGGAGGGCGCCGGGCTCACCTCCCGCAGCCCCACCGGCGCCGAGGCGTGGTCCGGCTGGGAGGACGCCGCGGTGCCGCCGGAGAACCTCGGCGACTACCTGCGCGACTTCGAGGGCCTCATGGCCCGCCACGACCGCTACGGGGTCGTCTACGGCCACTTCGGCGACGGCTGCCTGCACGTGCGCATCGACTTCGAGCTCACCCACGAGCGCGGCCGCCGCGCGTACCGGGCCTTCATGGAGGAGGCCGCCGAGATCGTGGTGCGGCACGGGGGTTCGCTCTCCGGCGAGCACGGCGACGGACAGGCCCGCTCCGAACTCCTCAGCCGTATGTATCCCGAGAGCATCATCCGCGCCTTCGGCGAGTTCAAGCGCGTCTGGGACCCGGACAACCTGATGAACCCGGGCATCATCGTCGACCCGCTGCCGCTGGACTCCGACATCCGGGTCGCCACCGACCTGCGCCCCGAGCTCCCGCTGCTGTCCCAGACCACTTTGGCCTACAACGAGGACGACGGCGACTTCGCCAAGGCCCTGCGCCGGTGTTCGGGGGTGGGCAAGTGCCGCCGCCAGAGCGGCCCGGGCGTGATGTGCCCCAGCTACCAGGTGACCCAGGAGGAGAAGCACTCCACCCGCGGTCGCGCCCACCTGCTGTTCGAGATGGCCAACGGCGAGGTCATCACCGACGGCTGGCGTTCGGAGGAGGTCCGCGAGTCCCTGGACCTGTGCCTGTCCTGCAAGGGCTGTCTGAGCGACTGCCCGGTCAACGTGGACATGGCCTCCTACAAGGCCGAGTTCCTGCACCAGCACTACAAGGGCCGGGTGCGCCCGGCCGCGCACTACTCGATGGGGTGGCTGCCGGTGCTGGCCCGCCTGGCCGCCCTGGCCCCGGTGGAGGCCAACCGGCTGGTGCGGCTGCCCGGGGTGTCCGCACTGGCCAAGAAGATGGCCGGTGTGGCCGCCCAGCGCGACCTGCCCGCCTTCGCCCGCACCACGTTCACCCATGCCTTCCGCCGCCGCCTGAACCGGGGTGAGGGCCGTCATGGCGGTCCCAAGGTGGTGCTGTGGCCGGACACCTTCGGCAACCTGCTCAACCCGAACGTCCTCGTCTCGGCCGTGCGGGTGCTGGAGGACGCCGGTTTCTCCGTGGTACTGCCCAAGGGGCAGGTCTGCTGCGGGCTCACCTGGGTCTCCACCGGCCAGCTGGACGTGGCCCGCGCGGTGATGCGCCGCGCGGTCGCGGCCCTGGCGCCGCTGGTCTCCCAGGGGCTGCCGGTGGTGGGCCTGGAGCCGAGCTGCACGGCGGCGCTCAAGCACGACCTCCTGGAGCTGCTGCCGGGGGAGGAGAGCAAGCGGGTGGCGGCCGCGGTGCACACCTTCGCGGGCTTCCTCAACGAGTACGCCCCGGACTGGCAGCCGCCGCGCGTGGCCGCCTCCGCGCTGGCCCAGGTGCACTGCCACCAGCACGCCGTGACCGGCTTCGACGCCGACCGGGACCTGATCGCCAGGGCCGGGATCGACGGCGAGGTACTGGACTCGGGCTGCTGTGGGCTGGCGGGCGACTTCGGCTTCACCGAGGGGCACTACGAGGTGTCCTCGGCGATCGGCGAACGCGAACTCCTGCCCCGGGTGCGCGCCGCCGACCCCGACACCCTGGTCCTGGCCGACGGCTACAGCTGCCGCACCCAGATCGAACAGGGCGCGGGACGCAAGGCCCTGCACCTGGCCGAGGTCCTCGCCCAGGGCCTGGACAAACGGAAGTAG
- a CDS encoding glycoside hydrolase family 18 protein: MNAIPTPPTSRTPVGRRPLLVLGAAAVAVALLVGTLVLMNQREPERIGYFADWNVANRGYTVNELRNSGAPEHLTRLMWAFGNIDRDGLCFIPEDSHDQPWELYQRRYGEDESVSGEADEYEQELAGGLNQLRQLRAEYPDLGASLSLGGWNWSVNFSTAARTEESREAFVTSCLDLWLRGNLPVRGGEPQGGEGVAAGVFDGIDLDWEWPGGQGNPDNVEHPDDARNFTLLVAEFRRQMDELSRETGDDYLLSVSLPGGAAHTEAFEAELFEYVDFATVQGYDFAGPWNERTTHHSNLYVPDYNEDANSVDAAIQRYLDLGASPDQIVMGIPAFGRGWQGVPAQDGGRYQEASGPADDDYDGPTRPFDQLEEMDGRRFLDEDSGSYWVYDGDEWWTYDNPDVIELKGQYVQDHDLAGMMVWNLDMDPDGDLVRTMHESLD, encoded by the coding sequence GTGAACGCCATTCCGACCCCGCCCACGTCCAGGACGCCCGTCGGACGGCGTCCGCTGCTGGTACTGGGCGCGGCCGCCGTCGCAGTAGCACTACTCGTGGGAACCCTCGTGCTCATGAACCAACGCGAACCCGAGCGGATCGGGTACTTCGCCGACTGGAACGTGGCCAACCGCGGCTACACCGTCAACGAGCTGCGCAACAGCGGAGCCCCCGAGCACCTCACCAGACTCATGTGGGCCTTCGGCAACATCGACCGCGACGGTCTGTGCTTCATCCCCGAGGACAGCCACGACCAGCCCTGGGAGCTGTACCAGCGCCGCTACGGCGAGGACGAGAGCGTCAGCGGCGAGGCCGACGAGTACGAGCAGGAACTGGCGGGTGGCCTCAACCAGCTGCGCCAGCTCCGCGCCGAGTACCCGGACCTGGGCGCGAGCCTGTCCCTGGGCGGCTGGAACTGGTCGGTGAACTTCTCCACCGCGGCCCGCACCGAGGAGTCCCGGGAGGCCTTCGTGACCTCCTGCCTGGACCTGTGGCTGCGCGGCAACCTCCCGGTGCGCGGGGGCGAGCCCCAGGGCGGCGAGGGCGTGGCCGCCGGGGTCTTCGACGGCATCGACCTGGACTGGGAGTGGCCGGGCGGGCAGGGCAACCCCGACAACGTGGAGCACCCCGACGACGCGCGCAACTTCACCCTGCTGGTCGCCGAGTTCCGCCGCCAGATGGACGAGCTGTCCCGCGAGACCGGGGACGACTACCTCCTGTCCGTCTCCCTGCCCGGGGGAGCGGCGCACACCGAGGCCTTCGAGGCGGAGCTCTTCGAGTACGTCGACTTCGCCACCGTGCAGGGCTACGACTTCGCCGGGCCCTGGAACGAACGCACCACCCACCACTCCAACCTCTACGTCCCCGACTACAACGAGGACGCCAACAGCGTGGACGCGGCCATCCAGCGCTACCTGGACCTGGGCGCCAGCCCGGATCAGATCGTGATGGGCATCCCGGCCTTCGGACGCGGCTGGCAGGGCGTGCCCGCCCAGGACGGGGGTCGCTACCAGGAAGCCTCCGGCCCGGCCGACGACGACTACGACGGCCCCACCCGCCCCTTCGACCAGCTGGAGGAGATGGACGGCCGCCGCTTCCTGGACGAGGACTCCGGATCCTACTGGGTCTACGACGGCGACGAGTGGTGGACCTACGACAACCCGGACGTGATCGAGCTCAAGGGCCAGTACGTGCAGGACCACGACCTGGCCGGGATGATGGTCTGGAACCTGGACATGGACCCCGACGGCGACCTGGTCCGCACCATGCACGAGTCCCTGGACTGA
- a CDS encoding SAM-dependent methyltransferase: MSRFTSPDFLRQAGDKHVRAKPPPPVNLVSASITRLRSFHLEGKDHFAVDRDLAVKAERAVPGFVDIVLGERAFLQRAVRHLAAEVGIRQFLQVGSGMPAPGDPHEIAHESIPDARVVYASEDPVVLTNHLALIRDGRTTTAVRGGLGEARSLLHDPESSQLLDLDQPIGLLLTGAVSHLSDFEAAARGIAELREALAPGSHMALSHYCRPDPARSPKSALRAEQLQRLFTEHLGHGYWRTEKEIASLFDGWETVTPGLLQTQKWHPLQVDPPAPGSYAMPQRNQQLIIGGMGRI, encoded by the coding sequence ATGTCTCGTTTCACCTCCCCCGATTTCCTGAGGCAGGCGGGGGACAAACACGTCAGGGCCAAACCTCCGCCGCCCGTCAACCTGGTCAGCGCCAGCATCACCCGACTGCGCTCCTTCCACCTCGAGGGCAAGGACCACTTCGCGGTCGACCGTGATCTGGCCGTCAAAGCCGAGCGCGCCGTGCCCGGTTTCGTCGACATCGTCCTGGGGGAACGCGCCTTCCTCCAGCGGGCAGTACGCCACCTGGCCGCGGAAGTGGGCATCCGCCAGTTCCTCCAGGTGGGGTCCGGAATGCCCGCGCCCGGGGACCCCCACGAGATCGCCCACGAGAGCATCCCCGACGCCCGGGTCGTCTACGCCAGCGAGGACCCCGTGGTCCTCACCAACCACCTCGCACTGATCCGCGACGGACGCACCACCACCGCCGTGCGGGGCGGGCTGGGAGAGGCCCGCAGCCTCCTGCACGACCCGGAGAGCAGCCAGCTGCTCGACCTGGACCAGCCGATCGGGCTCCTGCTCACCGGCGCCGTCTCACACCTGAGCGACTTCGAGGCGGCCGCCCGCGGTATCGCGGAACTCCGCGAGGCCCTGGCCCCCGGCAGCCACATGGCCCTCAGCCACTACTGCCGCCCCGACCCCGCGCGCAGCCCCAAGAGCGCGCTCCGGGCGGAGCAGCTCCAGCGCCTGTTCACCGAACACCTCGGGCACGGCTACTGGCGGACCGAGAAGGAGATCGCCTCGCTCTTCGACGGCTGGGAGACGGTGACCCCGGGCCTGCTCCAGACCCAGAAGTGGCACCCCCTGCAGGTGGATCCCCCCGCCCCCGGGAGCTACGCGATGCCACAGCGCAACCAGCAACTCATCATCGGCGGCATGGGGCGCATCTGA
- a CDS encoding response regulator transcription factor codes for MPGTDGLAAPREVTADPAPARTRVVVLTTFEIDDHVYQALRAGASCFLGKGVEPSALVDGVRAVVRGDAPLSPAAAKGLIRRFLESPVPVVTAAHPGMAELTARERELTALVAEGLSNAEIADRLFLSPLTVKTHVNRAMTKLGSRDRAQLVVAAYKDGLAEPLV; via the coding sequence ATGCCCGGGACCGACGGCCTCGCCGCCCCTCGGGAGGTTACGGCGGACCCTGCCCCGGCGCGGACCAGGGTCGTGGTTCTGACCACCTTCGAGATCGATGACCACGTTTACCAAGCGTTGCGGGCCGGGGCGAGCTGTTTCCTCGGCAAGGGAGTGGAACCGTCCGCTCTGGTAGACGGTGTCCGCGCGGTCGTGCGCGGTGACGCCCCGCTGTCGCCGGCAGCGGCCAAGGGGCTGATCCGGCGTTTTCTGGAATCCCCGGTGCCGGTGGTCACCGCAGCGCATCCGGGCATGGCGGAGTTGACCGCGAGGGAGCGGGAACTGACGGCTCTGGTGGCGGAGGGCCTGTCGAACGCAGAAATCGCCGACCGACTGTTCCTCTCACCTTTGACGGTGAAGACTCACGTCAATCGCGCGATGACCAAGCTCGGATCGCGGGATCGAGCACAGTTGGTGGTGGCCGCCTACAAGGACGGGTTGGCCGAACCGTTGGTTTGA